A region of the Dissulfuribacter thermophilus genome:
CCAATACTTAGTCCCCCTGGTAAAGAGGCCCAGGTAGATTTTGGATATGCTGGAAAATTTTTAATCGAGGGTAAGTGGCGTAAATGTTGGGTGTTTTGCATGGCCCTTAGTTATAGCCGTATGAGCTATTACGAGTTGGTTTTGACCCAAGATACAGAGACGTTTTTGCGGTGTCACATAAATGCCTTTGAGTATTTTGGTGGAGTGCCAGAAGTTGTTCTGATAGACAACCTCAAATCAGGAGTTGTGAGGTCGAACTTTTATGAACCAGAGATTCAATCAGAGCATTCACGAATGCTTCAGCATTATGGTTCAAGCCCGGTAACTTGTAGGGTTAGGCGTCCAGAAGAGAAAGGGAAGGTAGAGTCTGGTATCAAGTATGTAAAAAGATCTTTCTTGAAGGGGCTTGATAGCAGGGAGCTTTCAGGAGCAAGAACAGAGCTCAAAAGATGGCTCGATGAAGTATGCAATAGCCGTGTTCATGGTACTACCCGCAAGCTCCCCAGGGAGGAGTTTGAGAGAACGGAAAAGAGAGCTCTTAAGCCATTGCCATTAAGGAGATATGAGGTTCCATTTTTATCCAAGCGAAAGGTCAATGCCTATAGCCATGTATACTACAAATATAATTATTATTCTGTTCCCTATAGGTATGTAGGCAAAGAAGTAAGTTTAAAGGCCACCTCCCACCTATTGCATATTTTTGACAAAGACCTAAGTGAGATAGCCGTTCATATAATCTCCAATGGCAAGGGGGAGTTTATAACAAATAAGAGCCACATTCCAGACTATAAGCTGCCCAAGCCCCGGTCCTATTATGAGGCCAAGTGTAAAGAGATAGGGCCATTTGTGCTGGATTTTTTAAACCATCTTGAGAAAGCTTTTCCCCAGAGTTGGCGGAGATCAATCCAGGGAGTTTTATCTTTAGGCCAAAGTTTTGACCCTGATGTATTAAACAAGGCCTGTGAAAGGGCCATACTTTTTGGAGCCATAAGCTATAGATCAGTCAAGAGGATATGCGAAAACGGCCTCTATGTT
Encoded here:
- the istA gene encoding IS21 family transposase, whose amino-acid sequence is MKGIEMYYTVKTLLDQGWSISGIARELGIDRKTVRKIRERVKDGEVKVPRMRKRSRLDAYREEILSYLEEGLSGVLIHRKLCEIHGVEISYSGLKKYLRKLKVGKDGKIPILSPPGKEAQVDFGYAGKFLIEGKWRKCWVFCMALSYSRMSYYELVLTQDTETFLRCHINAFEYFGGVPEVVLIDNLKSGVVRSNFYEPEIQSEHSRMLQHYGSSPVTCRVRRPEEKGKVESGIKYVKRSFLKGLDSRELSGARTELKRWLDEVCNSRVHGTTRKLPREEFERTEKRALKPLPLRRYEVPFLSKRKVNAYSHVYYKYNYYSVPYRYVGKEVSLKATSHLLHIFDKDLSEIAVHIISNGKGEFITNKSHIPDYKLPKPRSYYEAKCKEIGPFVLDFLNHLEKAFPQSWRRSIQGVLSLGQSFDPDVLNKACERAILFGAISYRSVKRICENGLYVSSDTRGSTVTGSGFANDLSIYDRLAGGEGPWK